The proteins below are encoded in one region of Pirellulales bacterium:
- the alaS gene encoding alanine--tRNA ligase: MKTDELREKYLAFFESKGCVRRPSDVLVPVWDPSVLFTPAGMNQFKDHFLGKCKLEFTRATTCQKCLRTGDIDNVGRTAYHHTFFEMLGNFSFGDYFKREAIHWAWEFLTSPKWLALPPAQLTVSVYVDDDEAAKIWSDEIKLPAAKIERFGEDDNFWPAGAPSQGPDGVCGPCSEIFFHTKTGSVEIWNLVFTQFNRVGDPPDNLRPLPSKNIDTGMGLERAAAVMQGVDTNYHIDILRPLVEAAGEVCGVRYDPASETGRRLRRIADHVRACTFAIHENVYPGPNKEKYVIKRLLRRAVLDGHQIGIHGPFLHQLVPKVVELMRNSYPELRETTTRVGQVIEKEESNFFSTIDGGLERIDRVFREMSREGRVMVSGDEAADMYTTHGFPPELFETMAAERNFTFDWAGYRAAMQRHGIESGGGQKVELFQSSPLDALKKALHGSEFVGYDALESTARVVGIIAQDKLCDLVDEVGHAKPVAVVLDKTPFYGESGGQVGDTGEIVTPEMRFEVIDTQREGSFVLHLGHLRSGVLRQGATVTARVDAERRAGIVRAHSATHLLHHALRTHLGAHAQQQGSKVDRDWLRFDFPNPRALSRDDLRKIEAEVNARVTSVAPVQWTTMSIAEARKLGAMMLFGEKYPDVVRVVSMGDFSKELCGGTHLTNTGQAGFFKIVGEESVAAGTRRITALTGPAALQKVQEEEESLAEIAAILKVPASEVPGRVAAIAKELRELKKSAPRAQGSSEVSADKLLADAENISGAQVIVAEVPGGTPPVMRQLIDQLRRKGKPTAVFLASREDDKVVLIAGISRDLEGKGVHAGEWVRAVAEVVGGSGGGRPDMAQAGGKDPNKLPAALERARQTIHEQLAAQVR; this comes from the coding sequence ATGAAGACGGACGAACTGCGCGAAAAGTATCTGGCGTTTTTCGAGTCGAAGGGGTGCGTCCGCCGCCCCAGCGACGTGCTGGTGCCGGTCTGGGATCCATCGGTGCTGTTCACGCCGGCTGGCATGAATCAGTTCAAGGATCATTTTCTGGGCAAGTGCAAGCTCGAATTCACCCGCGCCACAACCTGTCAGAAGTGCTTGCGCACCGGGGATATCGATAACGTCGGCCGCACGGCGTACCACCATACGTTCTTCGAGATGCTGGGGAATTTTAGTTTCGGCGACTACTTCAAGCGCGAGGCGATTCATTGGGCCTGGGAGTTTCTCACCAGCCCCAAATGGTTGGCCCTGCCGCCGGCGCAGTTGACCGTGTCGGTCTATGTCGACGATGACGAAGCGGCCAAGATCTGGTCGGACGAGATCAAGCTTCCCGCCGCCAAAATCGAGCGCTTTGGCGAGGACGACAACTTCTGGCCAGCCGGCGCCCCTAGCCAGGGGCCCGACGGTGTATGCGGCCCGTGCAGTGAGATCTTTTTCCACACCAAGACCGGTTCGGTCGAAATTTGGAACTTGGTCTTCACGCAGTTCAATCGCGTCGGCGATCCGCCCGACAACTTGCGGCCGCTGCCCAGCAAGAACATCGACACCGGCATGGGCCTGGAGCGCGCCGCGGCCGTGATGCAGGGGGTCGACACCAACTACCATATCGACATCCTTCGCCCGCTGGTCGAAGCGGCCGGCGAGGTTTGCGGCGTTCGCTACGACCCAGCCAGTGAAACTGGACGACGTTTGCGGCGCATCGCCGATCATGTGCGGGCCTGCACATTCGCCATCCACGAAAACGTGTACCCGGGACCGAACAAGGAAAAATACGTCATCAAGCGCCTGCTGCGGCGGGCCGTGCTCGACGGGCATCAGATCGGCATTCACGGTCCTTTCCTGCATCAGCTGGTGCCAAAGGTCGTCGAGTTGATGCGGAACTCGTATCCCGAGCTGCGCGAAACCACGACCCGCGTCGGGCAAGTCATCGAAAAGGAGGAGAGCAATTTCTTCTCCACGATCGATGGCGGTTTGGAGCGCATCGACCGCGTGTTCCGCGAGATGTCGCGCGAGGGTCGCGTGATGGTTTCGGGGGACGAAGCGGCGGATATGTATACGACTCACGGTTTTCCGCCGGAACTGTTCGAGACCATGGCCGCCGAGCGCAATTTCACATTCGATTGGGCCGGCTACCGCGCGGCCATGCAGCGGCACGGCATCGAATCGGGCGGCGGACAAAAGGTCGAGCTATTCCAATCTAGTCCGCTCGACGCACTCAAAAAAGCCCTGCACGGATCAGAGTTCGTCGGCTACGACGCGCTCGAATCCACGGCCCGCGTCGTGGGCATTATCGCCCAGGACAAACTGTGCGACTTGGTTGACGAAGTGGGGCACGCCAAGCCGGTGGCGGTGGTGCTCGACAAGACCCCGTTCTATGGCGAAAGCGGCGGTCAGGTTGGCGACACGGGCGAGATCGTCACGCCCGAGATGCGTTTCGAGGTAATCGATACGCAGCGCGAAGGATCGTTCGTATTGCATTTGGGCCATCTGCGTTCGGGTGTGTTGCGCCAGGGGGCCACGGTCACGGCCCGCGTCGACGCCGAGCGGCGGGCGGGCATCGTGCGGGCCCACTCGGCCACGCACCTGTTGCACCACGCGTTGCGCACGCACTTGGGCGCCCACGCGCAGCAGCAAGGCTCGAAGGTGGATCGCGACTGGCTACGGTTCGACTTCCCCAACCCCCGCGCTCTGTCGCGTGACGATCTGCGAAAGATCGAGGCGGAAGTCAACGCCCGCGTCACCTCGGTGGCGCCGGTGCAGTGGACGACGATGTCGATTGCCGAGGCGCGCAAGCTCGGGGCCATGATGCTCTTTGGCGAGAAATACCCCGATGTCGTGCGCGTGGTTTCAATGGGCGATTTCAGCAAGGAACTATGCGGCGGCACGCACCTGACCAACACCGGACAGGCCGGTTTTTTCAAGATCGTGGGAGAAGAAAGCGTTGCCGCGGGCACGCGGCGGATCACGGCGCTGACCGGCCCTGCCGCTCTGCAAAAGGTACAAGAAGAAGAGGAATCGCTGGCCGAGATCGCGGCCATTCTCAAGGTGCCGGCCAGCGAAGTGCCGGGCCGTGTGGCTGCCATCGCCAAGGAGCTGCGCGAGTTGAAGAAGAGCGCGCCCCGCGCCCAGGGAAGCAGCGAAGTATCGGCCGACAAGTTGCTGGCCGACGCCGAGAATATTTCGGGCGCCCAGGTGATCGTGGCCGAAGTGCCGGGCGGAACGCCGCCGGTGATGCGGCAACTGATCGATCAATTACGTCGCAAGGGGAAACCGACGGCCGTCTTCCTGGCCAGCCGCGAGGATGACAAGGTTGTCCTCATCGCCGGCATCAGCCGCGATCTGGAAGGCAAGGGAGTCCACGCCGGTGAGTGGGTTCGTGCTGTGGCCGAAGTCGTGGGGGGCAGCGGTGGCGGCCGCCCCGATATGGCCCAGGCCGGCGGCAAGGATCCGAACAAACTGCCGGCAGCACTAGAGCGCGCCCGCCAGACGATTCACGAGCAATTGGCGGCGCAGGTGCGGTAA
- a CDS encoding acyl carrier protein, giving the protein MASVKERVIDIVAEQLGVSKDQVTPETSFVNDLGADSLDTVELVMELEEEFDINIPDDAAEKIQTVGQAIDYIEKSQSNGHK; this is encoded by the coding sequence GTGGCCTCAGTTAAAGAACGAGTGATTGACATCGTGGCCGAACAGCTTGGCGTAAGCAAAGATCAGGTCACGCCCGAGACTTCATTCGTGAACGATCTAGGCGCCGATAGCCTGGATACCGTGGAATTGGTCATGGAACTCGAGGAAGAGTTCGATATCAATATCCCGGACGATGCCGCCGAGAAGATTCAGACCGTCGGTCAGGCCATCGATTACATCGAGAAGTCGCAGTCCAACGGACATAAATGA
- the nusA gene encoding transcription termination factor NusA gives MNSNELLRLIDSIHRDKNIDKEIVFQAIEAAFASALKKKHGEEEEVIIIHIDRQDGSITGSRDGVALDKEETETVGRIGAQNAKQVIIQKVREAERDALYNEYDEQKGQLVTGVVQRYEGGAATVSLPNCEAILPRSEQIPGETHHANERVRATVCEVRKHGSRVKVILSRTRPALVERLFEQEIPEIADGVIEVRAMAREPGYRSKVAVSSTDSRVDCVGACVGVRGNRIKNIVDELAGERIDIVRYSDDMQVLIPNALQPAEAEEVILCSMLGRAIVLVREDQLSLAIGRRGQNVRLASKLCGWDIEIMTREELDEQIERAVGGFSALDGVDENLSEKLVGEGFLSYDDLSVIEPDALMEMGGLTAEQVDHIIQQAEAKAEEAEQAAADERRRQRAQERLDAATAAAEVVEGTTTATAEPVATDAAEDAAPSEGVSHEAEAEEVATEKVADEAASAEGTSHDS, from the coding sequence ATGAATTCTAACGAACTGCTGCGACTGATTGACTCGATTCATCGCGATAAGAACATTGATAAAGAGATCGTCTTCCAAGCGATCGAGGCGGCCTTTGCTTCGGCACTGAAAAAGAAGCATGGCGAGGAAGAAGAAGTCATCATCATTCATATCGACCGCCAAGACGGTTCGATCACCGGCTCGCGCGATGGCGTGGCACTCGACAAGGAAGAGACGGAAACGGTCGGTCGCATCGGTGCCCAGAACGCCAAGCAAGTCATCATTCAGAAAGTGCGCGAAGCCGAACGCGACGCGCTGTACAACGAGTACGACGAACAAAAGGGGCAACTCGTCACGGGCGTCGTGCAGCGCTACGAAGGGGGCGCCGCCACGGTGTCGCTGCCCAATTGCGAAGCCATCCTTCCGCGCAGCGAGCAAATCCCCGGCGAAACCCATCACGCCAACGAGCGCGTGCGGGCCACGGTCTGCGAAGTTCGCAAGCATGGCAGCCGCGTGAAAGTGATCCTTAGCCGTACGCGTCCGGCCCTGGTCGAGCGGTTGTTCGAGCAAGAGATTCCCGAAATCGCCGACGGCGTGATCGAAGTCCGCGCCATGGCCCGCGAGCCGGGCTACCGCAGCAAGGTGGCCGTTAGCAGCACCGATTCGCGCGTGGATTGCGTCGGCGCCTGCGTGGGCGTGCGGGGTAACCGCATCAAGAACATCGTCGACGAATTGGCCGGCGAACGCATCGACATCGTCCGATATAGCGACGATATGCAGGTCTTGATCCCCAATGCCCTGCAACCGGCCGAGGCCGAGGAAGTGATCCTCTGCTCCATGCTGGGCCGGGCCATCGTGCTGGTGCGCGAGGATCAGCTATCGCTGGCCATCGGCCGGCGGGGCCAAAATGTCCGTCTGGCCAGCAAGCTATGCGGCTGGGACATCGAGATCATGACCCGCGAGGAGTTGGACGAGCAAATCGAGCGGGCCGTGGGGGGCTTTAGCGCCCTGGACGGTGTCGACGAAAACCTCAGTGAGAAGCTAGTCGGCGAGGGTTTTTTGTCCTACGATGATCTTTCGGTCATCGAGCCTGATGCCTTGATGGAGATGGGGGGGCTAACCGCCGAGCAGGTGGACCACATCATCCAGCAGGCTGAAGCCAAGGCCGAGGAAGCTGAGCAGGCTGCCGCCGACGAACGTCGCCGGCAGCGGGCTCAGGAGCGTTTGGATGCCGCCACGGCGGCTGCCGAGGTTGTCGAAGGCACGACAACGGCCACGGCAGAGCCGGTAGCAACCGATGCGGCCGAGGACGCCGCGCCCTCGGAAGGCGTGTCCCACGAAGCGGAAGCAGAGGAAGTCGCGACGGAAAAAGTCGCCGACGAAGCTGCCTCAGCAGAAGGGACGTCGCACGACAGTTGA
- the rpmF gene encoding 50S ribosomal protein L32 translates to MAVPKRRQSNARTGTRRAHDFKTPPQLHYCPQCSTAIPSHVICPNCGYYMGRVIVEPAE, encoded by the coding sequence ATGGCCGTCCCAAAGCGTAGACAATCGAACGCCCGTACGGGCACCCGCCGGGCCCACGACTTCAAGACGCCGCCCCAGTTGCACTATTGCCCCCAGTGCAGCACGGCGATCCCCTCGCACGTAATCTGCCCGAACTGTGGCTATTACATGGGCCGTGTGATTGTCGAGCCGGCTGAGTAG
- the fabD gene encoding ACP S-malonyltransferase, giving the protein MSKIAFLFPGQGAQTVGMGAALADSLPAVRQLFDRANEILGFDLAKLCFEGPAEELDSTVISQPALFVTSLAAVELLRSQSPDVVLSCEAAAGLSLGEYTALVFAGVLEFEDGLRLVQLRGAAMQNAADASPSGMVSILGLERVQVQAVVDQARGADVLEIANLLCPGNIVISGSNAACERAAELAEKSGAMKAVPLAVAGAFHTKIMEPAVARLSAGLAKVKMHDPKIPVVSNVDAQTHANPEEIRALLVKQVVHPVRWEDSLRYLMAQGFDQFYEVGPGRVLRGLLRRIDRKVSCQSVME; this is encoded by the coding sequence GTGTCGAAGATCGCATTTCTATTTCCAGGTCAGGGGGCTCAGACCGTGGGCATGGGGGCGGCGTTGGCCGATTCCCTCCCCGCAGTCAGGCAATTGTTCGATCGCGCCAATGAGATTCTCGGCTTCGACCTGGCGAAGCTGTGCTTCGAGGGGCCAGCCGAAGAACTCGATTCGACCGTGATCAGCCAGCCGGCTTTGTTTGTCACCAGCCTGGCCGCGGTCGAGTTGTTGCGGTCGCAATCGCCCGACGTGGTCCTTTCCTGCGAAGCTGCCGCCGGTTTGAGCCTGGGCGAGTACACGGCCCTGGTGTTCGCCGGGGTGCTGGAATTCGAGGATGGATTGCGACTGGTGCAACTGCGCGGCGCCGCCATGCAGAACGCCGCCGATGCCAGCCCGAGTGGCATGGTCAGCATCTTGGGTTTGGAGCGGGTACAAGTGCAGGCCGTGGTGGATCAGGCTCGTGGCGCCGACGTACTCGAGATCGCCAATCTGCTCTGCCCCGGCAATATCGTCATCTCGGGCAGCAACGCTGCCTGCGAGCGGGCTGCCGAGTTGGCCGAGAAGTCCGGAGCCATGAAGGCTGTGCCGCTAGCTGTGGCCGGCGCGTTCCATACCAAGATCATGGAACCGGCCGTGGCGCGTCTCTCGGCCGGTCTGGCAAAGGTAAAGATGCACGATCCCAAGATTCCGGTCGTGTCGAACGTCGATGCCCAGACGCACGCAAACCCGGAAGAGATTCGCGCACTCTTGGTCAAGCAGGTCGTGCATCCGGTGCGTTGGGAAGACTCGCTGCGCTACCTCATGGCGCAAGGCTTCGATCAGTTTTACGAAGTGGGCCCCGGCCGCGTGTTGCGAGGATTGTTGCGGCGCATCGACCGCAAGGTTTCCTGCCAGTCGGTCATGGAATAA
- the fabF gene encoding beta-ketoacyl-ACP synthase II: protein MKRRVVVTGLGTVTSLSCRVDDLWQRICQGESGVHSLTSFDTTQFRVKFGGEVQNWTTDGYISAKDAKRLDRFTQFAMVAGIDAVNDSGIDFSKEDPFRCGVILGTGIGGLNEIEAQHSRLLEKGPDKVSAFTIPKLMVNAACGQVSIQFGLRGPSAAVATACASATNAIGDSYKAIQYGDADVMVTGGTEAALTPMGISGFANMRALSEMNDNPPAASRPFDRERDGFVLSEGAGLLVLEELEHAKARGAKIHAELLGYGLSSDAGHITHPDEHGTGAAKAMAYALSDGQVPREDITYINAHGTSTLLGDQAETVAVKSVFQEHARELSISSTKSQLGHLLGASGGVELVLSVLALRHNVIPPTINYHNPDPLCDLDYTPNQARERKVVTAMSNSFGFGGHNATVIVGRLRNGHHG from the coding sequence ATGAAACGACGCGTTGTCGTAACCGGCCTAGGAACGGTCACTTCCTTAAGCTGCCGAGTCGACGATCTCTGGCAACGCATTTGCCAGGGTGAAAGCGGGGTCCATTCGCTGACCTCGTTCGACACCACTCAGTTTCGAGTGAAGTTTGGCGGGGAAGTTCAAAACTGGACCACGGACGGTTACATCTCAGCTAAGGATGCAAAGCGGCTCGACCGCTTTACGCAGTTCGCCATGGTCGCCGGCATTGACGCCGTGAACGACTCGGGTATCGACTTCTCTAAAGAAGACCCGTTTCGCTGCGGTGTCATCCTGGGGACCGGTATCGGCGGTCTCAACGAGATCGAAGCGCAGCACTCGCGGCTCTTGGAAAAAGGGCCCGACAAGGTGTCGGCCTTCACCATTCCGAAGCTGATGGTCAACGCCGCCTGCGGCCAGGTGTCCATCCAGTTCGGCCTGCGCGGGCCCAGCGCGGCTGTCGCCACGGCTTGTGCCAGCGCCACCAATGCCATCGGTGATTCGTACAAGGCCATTCAGTACGGCGATGCCGACGTGATGGTCACCGGCGGCACCGAAGCTGCCCTGACGCCAATGGGCATCAGCGGCTTTGCCAACATGCGTGCGCTGTCGGAGATGAACGATAATCCGCCGGCAGCCAGCCGCCCGTTCGATCGCGAACGGGACGGGTTCGTGCTCAGCGAAGGGGCCGGACTGTTGGTGCTCGAAGAACTCGAGCACGCCAAGGCCCGCGGTGCCAAGATCCACGCCGAACTGCTGGGCTACGGGCTCAGCTCCGACGCCGGGCATATAACCCACCCCGACGAGCATGGCACGGGCGCCGCCAAGGCGATGGCCTATGCCTTGAGCGACGGGCAGGTGCCTCGCGAAGATATCACGTATATCAATGCGCACGGCACCAGCACTCTGCTCGGCGATCAGGCGGAAACGGTCGCGGTTAAGTCGGTGTTCCAGGAACACGCCCGCGAGCTCAGCATTTCCAGCACCAAGAGCCAGTTGGGGCATCTTCTAGGCGCGAGCGGCGGTGTGGAATTGGTGCTATCCGTGCTGGCGCTGCGTCACAATGTGATCCCGCCCACGATCAACTATCACAATCCCGACCCGCTTTGCGACTTGGACTATACCCCCAACCAGGCGCGCGAGCGCAAGGTGGTCACGGCCATGTCCAATAGCTTTGGGTTTGGCGGACACAACGCGACCGTGATCGTGGGACGACTTCGCAACGGACATCACGGCTAG
- a CDS encoding ABC transporter ATP-binding protein, with translation MAQVSLEQVSREFPGGVRALDALDLEVADGELLVLVGPSGSGKTTTLRLIAGLERATTGTVRIAGRVVNDVAPRKRGVAMVFQHPALYPHLNVCGNLAFGLGAPWSGSWLGRWLGRWWHRMVKSTAKTQEQRTSQAVSARLHEAAATMGLANLLDRLPAELSGGEQQRVAVAKALLRRPAVFLFDEPLSHLDAQLRVEMRRELKQLHRRTASTMIYVTHDQVEAMTLGDRIAVLDRGRLQQVGTPAEVYDRPANRFVAGFVGTPGMSFCVGRLRVTEAGRDTGQGSAVAFQVGAWLIPMPRMVPAELVPYVDRPIVLGLRAGDVHLGPPSGVAGDGVEAMVALVEPLGDAKIVHLEWDRNELDEAHGATAVEHYTAVGQQSRYLACQADGDVHVPAGDRVRVWLDLRRAYWFDPKSGVNVCPQSTAAAVENPAA, from the coding sequence ATGGCCCAGGTCAGCCTCGAGCAGGTGTCGAGGGAGTTTCCGGGCGGCGTGCGTGCCCTCGATGCTCTTGATCTGGAAGTGGCCGATGGCGAGTTGCTGGTGCTGGTCGGACCGAGCGGGTCGGGCAAGACGACCACGTTGCGTCTGATCGCGGGACTGGAGCGTGCCACGACCGGAACGGTGCGAATCGCCGGCCGAGTGGTGAACGATGTCGCGCCGCGGAAACGCGGCGTCGCCATGGTGTTTCAGCATCCGGCCCTGTATCCGCATCTGAATGTGTGCGGCAACCTGGCGTTCGGCCTGGGGGCGCCGTGGAGTGGTAGCTGGCTGGGAAGATGGCTGGGAAGATGGTGGCATCGCATGGTCAAATCGACAGCGAAAACGCAGGAGCAACGGACGAGCCAGGCTGTCTCTGCGCGCCTGCACGAGGCGGCCGCGACGATGGGCCTTGCGAATTTGTTGGATCGATTGCCGGCCGAATTGTCGGGGGGCGAGCAGCAGCGCGTCGCGGTGGCCAAGGCCCTGCTGCGCCGGCCCGCCGTGTTTTTGTTCGACGAGCCGCTGTCGCATTTGGATGCGCAGTTGCGCGTGGAAATGCGCCGCGAGTTGAAACAGCTCCACCGCCGCACGGCCAGTACCATGATCTACGTCACCCACGACCAGGTCGAAGCCATGACGCTCGGCGATCGGATCGCCGTGCTCGATCGCGGACGATTGCAGCAAGTGGGGACGCCTGCGGAAGTCTATGACCGGCCGGCCAATCGATTCGTGGCAGGGTTCGTGGGCACGCCCGGCATGAGCTTTTGTGTAGGGCGGTTACGTGTGACGGAAGCAGGCCGTGACACAGGCCAGGGCAGCGCGGTGGCGTTTCAAGTGGGGGCCTGGTTGATCCCGATGCCGAGGATGGTGCCGGCGGAACTCGTCCCCTATGTCGACCGACCCATCGTGCTCGGTTTGCGAGCGGGCGACGTCCATTTAGGGCCGCCCTCTGGCGTAGCGGGTGACGGTGTCGAAGCTATGGTGGCGCTCGTCGAGCCGCTGGGTGACGCGAAGATCGTACATCTCGAGTGGGATCGTAACGAACTTGACGAAGCGCATGGCGCAACGGCGGTCGAGCATTACACTGCTGTAGGCCAGCAGAGCCGTTACCTGGCGTGCCAGGCCGACGGGGACGTACATGTTCCTGCTGGGGATCGTGTGCGAGTATGGCTCGATCTGCGGCGGGCTTATTGGTTTGATCCGAAGTCGGGGGTCAATGTCTGCCCGCAGTCGACCGCGGCAGCCGTGGAGAACCCTGCGGCGTAG
- a CDS encoding beta-ketoacyl-[acyl-carrier-protein] synthase family protein, with protein MRRVVITGMGAISPLGNTVESLWQALQQGRSGVAPVPADQGVLARSFAGQARDFTGHINDFGPLEGELKKAIRKGLKVMCRESQMGVAAAQRAIHDAGISPGVLDPERAGVVFGSDYMLTAPDEFTSAMRVCAPEDRKFEFSRWASTGMSQLSPLWLLKYLPNMPASHIAIYNDYRGPNNSLTLREAASNLAVGEAFRVIQRGHADCMLAGATGTRVHPMKALHAVIQEEIAHSEQDPQRASRPFDMNRSGMVLGEGAGAILMEELGAAQARGARIYAEIVGAGSSSVIDRSRVAQRAKALGNAIRSTLRDAGFTVADIGHINAHGLGTRSGDAEEAAAIREVFNGRSTSVPVTAAKSYFGNLGAGGGIVELIAGTLALAHNQLFPILNYETPDPECPVAAVTGRDIPPGDSFLKLSVTPQGQASCLLIRRCA; from the coding sequence GTGAGGCGTGTCGTCATTACAGGCATGGGGGCCATTTCGCCCCTGGGCAACACGGTGGAATCCCTCTGGCAAGCTCTGCAGCAGGGGCGCAGTGGCGTGGCACCGGTGCCGGCCGATCAGGGCGTCCTGGCCCGCAGTTTCGCCGGCCAGGCCCGCGACTTCACCGGCCACATCAATGATTTTGGCCCGCTCGAAGGCGAGCTGAAAAAGGCGATCCGCAAGGGTCTGAAGGTAATGTGTCGCGAGTCCCAAATGGGTGTCGCCGCGGCCCAGCGCGCCATTCACGACGCCGGAATATCGCCGGGGGTACTCGATCCGGAACGCGCAGGTGTCGTCTTCGGCTCCGACTATATGCTGACCGCGCCCGACGAATTCACCTCGGCCATGCGGGTTTGTGCGCCCGAGGATCGCAAGTTCGAGTTCTCGCGCTGGGCCTCGACCGGCATGTCGCAACTGTCGCCGCTGTGGCTGTTGAAGTATTTGCCCAATATGCCGGCCAGCCATATCGCGATTTACAACGACTATCGCGGGCCGAACAACTCGCTGACGCTGCGCGAGGCGGCCTCGAATTTGGCCGTGGGCGAAGCCTTTCGCGTGATCCAACGCGGCCATGCCGATTGCATGTTGGCCGGCGCCACCGGCACGCGCGTCCATCCAATGAAGGCCCTGCACGCCGTGATTCAAGAAGAGATCGCCCACAGCGAACAAGATCCCCAACGGGCCAGTCGTCCGTTCGATATGAATCGCTCAGGCATGGTGTTGGGCGAAGGGGCCGGCGCGATCCTGATGGAAGAACTAGGCGCGGCCCAGGCGCGCGGCGCGCGAATTTACGCCGAGATCGTGGGGGCCGGCTCATCGTCGGTCATCGACCGCAGCCGTGTTGCGCAGCGCGCCAAGGCGTTGGGCAACGCCATCCGCAGCACGCTCCGCGATGCAGGTTTCACGGTCGCCGACATCGGCCACATCAACGCACACGGGCTGGGCACGCGCAGCGGCGATGCCGAAGAAGCGGCCGCGATCCGCGAAGTATTCAATGGCCGGTCTACCTCTGTGCCAGTCACCGCAGCGAAGAGCTATTTCGGCAACTTGGGCGCCGGCGGCGGCATCGTGGAATTGATCGCCGGCACGCTGGCGCTTGCGCACAATCAGTTGTTTCCGATCCTGAATTACGAAACTCCTGATCCGGAATGCCCCGTCGCAGCTGTCACCGGCCGCGACATTCCGCCGGGCGATAGCTTTCTAAAGCTGAGCGTTACGCCGCAGGGGCAAGCCAGTTGTCTGTTGATCCGCCGCTGTGCGTAA
- the fabG gene encoding 3-oxoacyl-[acyl-carrier-protein] reductase, protein MAETINAQMSVDLRGQTALVTGASRGLGRSIAVGLAHAGARVACVARDVEKLQATVAEITAAGGTAQALACDVTSGESVQQTVEAVLESWEKLHILVNNAGITRDGLIPRMQDEQWDDVISTNLRGPFLFTRAVTRPMMQARYGRIVNIASVSGLMGNPGQANYSASKAGLIGMTRSVARELATRKITVNAIAPGFIETEMTAALGEKVLEEVVARVPVRRLGHPDEVLGAVLFLASGAASYITGQVLTVDGGLTA, encoded by the coding sequence GTGGCAGAGACCATCAACGCTCAAATGTCGGTCGATTTGCGGGGCCAAACGGCGCTGGTCACCGGCGCCTCACGCGGACTAGGGCGCTCGATCGCTGTCGGATTGGCGCATGCTGGCGCACGTGTGGCCTGCGTCGCTCGCGACGTCGAAAAGCTACAGGCCACGGTCGCCGAGATTACCGCGGCCGGCGGCACGGCGCAAGCGTTGGCCTGCGATGTCACCAGTGGCGAGAGTGTCCAGCAAACCGTCGAAGCAGTCCTCGAGTCCTGGGAGAAGCTGCATATCCTGGTGAACAATGCCGGCATCACGCGGGATGGATTGATACCGCGCATGCAGGACGAGCAGTGGGACGACGTGATCAGCACCAACCTGCGCGGGCCATTTCTGTTCACCCGCGCCGTAACGCGGCCGATGATGCAAGCACGTTACGGTCGCATCGTGAATATCGCCAGCGTGTCGGGCTTGATGGGTAACCCAGGCCAGGCAAATTATTCGGCATCAAAGGCGGGCCTGATCGGTATGACGCGCTCGGTAGCCCGCGAGTTGGCCACCCGCAAGATCACAGTCAACGCGATCGCGCCGGGCTTTATCGAGACCGAGATGACCGCGGCCTTGGGCGAGAAAGTGCTGGAAGAGGTTGTCGCCCGTGTTCCGGTGCGCCGGTTGGGGCACCCGGACGAGGTGTTGGGTGCGGTGCTGTTTCTAGCCAGCGGGGCCGCATCGTACATCACGGGGCAAGTGCTGACGGTCGACGGCGGTCTGACGGCCTAA